A stretch of the Tachysurus vachellii isolate PV-2020 chromosome 26, HZAU_Pvac_v1, whole genome shotgun sequence genome encodes the following:
- the akap10 gene encoding A-kinase anchor protein 10, mitochondrial isoform X1, which produces MSFFRRKVKGKEAEKAVDPKAGRAGSAVSLSSPSRNHHAILEASGPSHVAISAISANMDSFARGRTAILKKQPSHMEAAHFGDLGCSSVNFQTQETRSRLSKTVEQVLRDAVALPYFLHFMVTRSAEHLARFCLEAESFRSTSWSRVRAHSLNSVKHSSLAETTGTLRISTSPDSPPALNASLGVEEGEYGETFTSSPLEDNSHCGYSVNHEEGLRLSRRPSTSSSSSRTGTPVKGPAPNALHELSERLMKSIERDAVTIFTKYVSPDASRPIPITEQIRNDIVAKICGEDGQVDPNCFVTAQSVVFTIMEQQHFSEFLRSHYFCKYQIEVLTSGSVFLADIMFCESALFYFSEYMEKEEAVNILQFWMAADNFQVQLAVKKGQYDGQEAQNDAMILYDKYFSLQATNPLGFGDSVRMEIESNICREGGPLPDCFKTPLRQAWTTMEKVYLPGFLSSDLYYKYLSDLINSVRADEFVVGNSASSGQGAAADNERSSATSEGSQTQQGSKKVAVKILKNFDEAITVDIASLDPESLYQRPYAGRMTFGKVNELGQFIREAEPEPDVKKSKGSMFSQAMKKWVQGNTDEAQEEMAWKIAKMIVNDVMQQGQQENPLPTPSQLQSL; this is translated from the exons ATGTCGTTTTTTCGGCGGAAAG TTAAAGGAAAGGAAGCAGAGAAAGCGGTTGATCCGAAAGCAGGCAGAG CAGGCTCTGCGGTGTCACTCAGCTCCCCCTCAAGGAACCACCATGCCATCCTGGAGGCATCCGGGCCGAGCCATGTGGCCATCAGCGCCATCTCGGCCAACATGGACTCGTTTGCTCGCGGCCGCACGGCCATCCTCAAAAAGCAGCCCAGCCACATGGAGGCGGCCCACTTTGGAGACCTGG GTTGCTCCAGCGTGAACTTTCAGACACAGGAGACACGTTCACGGCTGTCCAAGACGGTGGAGCAGGTGCTCCGTGATGCTGTGGCGCTGCCCTACTTCTTGCATTTCATGGTGACGCGCTCCGCCGAGCACCTGGCACGCTTCTGCCTGGAGGCCGAGAGCTTCCGTTCCACCAGCTGGTCTCGCGTACGCGCTCATAGCCTCAACTCGGTGAAGCACAGCTCCCTGGCCGAGACCACCGGCACTCTGAGAATCTCAACATCTCCAGACTCGCCGCCGGCTCTCAACGCCTCGCTCGGCGTAGAGGAAGGAGAATACGGGGAAACTTTTACCTCAAGCCCCCTGGAAGATAATTCTCATTGCGGATACTCCGTTAATCACGAGGAAGGCTTGAGGCTGAGTCGACGCCCCTCAACTTCCTCATCATCCTCCAGAACAGGAACTCCGGTTAAAGGCCCGGCACCGAACGCACTCCACGAGCTGTCTGAAAGGCTAATGAAGA GTATAGAGCGGGACGCAGTCACCATTTTCACGAAGTACGTGTCTCCGGACGCCTCTAGGCCCATCCCGATCACCGAGCAGATCCGAAACGACATCGTCG CTAAAATCTGTGGAGAGGATGGACAGGTGGACCCCAACTGCTTTGTTACTGCGCAGTCAGTAGTGTTCACCATTATGGAGCAgca GCACTTTAGCGAGTTCTTGAGAAGCCATTATTTTTGCAAGTACCAGATCGAGGTGCTGACCAGCGGTTCAGTGTTCTTGGCAGACATCATGTTCTGTGAGTCTGCCCTGTTCTACTTCTCCGAG TACATGGAGAAGGAGGAGGCAGTGAACATCCTGCAGTTCTGGATGGCCGCCGATAACTTCCAGGTTCAGCTGGCCGTAAAAAAAGGACAGTACGACGGACAGGAAGCGCAAAACGACGCCATGATCCTTTATGATAA ATATTTTTCACTCCAAGCCACAAATCCTTTGGGGTTCGGCGACTCGGTTCGGATGGAGATCGAGTCGAACATCTGTCGAGAGGGCGGTCCTCTGCCCGACTGCTTCAAAACTCCACTACGCCAGGCCTGGACCACCATGGAGAAG GTCTACTTGCCAGGCTTCCTATCCAGTGACCTGTACTACAAATACTTGAGCGACCTCATCAATTCCGTACGGGCGGACGAGTTCGTGGTGGGAAATTCGGCGTCGTCGGGTCAGGGCGCGGCCGCGGACAACGAACGCAGCTCAGCCACCTCGGAAGGGTCGCAGACCCAG CAGGGCTCCAAAAAAGTGGCTGTGAAAATCCTAAAGAACTTTGACGAGGCGATAACCGTGGACATTGCCAGTCTGGACCCCGAGTCTCTGTATCAGAGACCGTACGCTGG AAGAATGACCTTCGGCAAAGTCAACGAGCTGGGCCAGTTCATCCGGGAAGCCGAGCCAGAACCAGACGTCAAGAAATCCAAGG GTTCAATGTTTTCCCAAGCAATGAAGAAATGGGTGCAAGGAAACACAGACGAG GCTCAGGAGGAAATGGCCTGGAAGATTGCTAAGATGATTGTCAACGATGTCATGCAGCAGGGACAGCAGGAAAACCCACTACCAACACCCAGTCAGCTACAAAGC CTATGA
- the akap10 gene encoding A-kinase anchor protein 10, mitochondrial isoform X4 produces the protein MSFFRRKVKGKEAEKAVDPKAGRAGSAVSLSSPSRNHHAILEASGPSHVAISAISANMDSFARGRTAILKKQPSHMEAAHFGDLGCSSVNFQTQETRSRLSKTVEQVLRDAVALPYFLHFMVTRSAEHLARFCLEAESFRSTSWSRVRAHSLNSVKHSSLAETTGTLRISTSPDSPPALNASLGVEEGEYGETFTSSPLEDNSHCGYSVNHEEGLRLSRRPSTSSSSSRTGTPVKGPAPNALHELSERLMKSIERDAVTIFTKYVSPDASRPIPITEQIRNDIVAKICGEDGQVDPNCFVTAQSVVFTIMEQQHFSEFLRSHYFCKYQIEVLTSGSVFLADIMFCESALFYFSEYMEKEEAVNILQFWMAADNFQVQLAVKKGQYDGQEAQNDAMILYDKYFSLQATNPLGFGDSVRMEIESNICREGGPLPDCFKTPLRQAWTTMEKVYLPGFLSSDLYYKYLSDLINSVRADEFVVGNSASSGQGAAADNERSSATSEGSQTQQGSKKVAVKILKNFDEAITVDIASLDPESLYQRPYAGMTFGKVNELGQFIREAEPEPDVKKSKGSMFSQAMKKWVQGNTDEAQEEMAWKIAKMIVNDVMQQGQQENPLPTPSQLQSL, from the exons ATGTCGTTTTTTCGGCGGAAAG TTAAAGGAAAGGAAGCAGAGAAAGCGGTTGATCCGAAAGCAGGCAGAG CAGGCTCTGCGGTGTCACTCAGCTCCCCCTCAAGGAACCACCATGCCATCCTGGAGGCATCCGGGCCGAGCCATGTGGCCATCAGCGCCATCTCGGCCAACATGGACTCGTTTGCTCGCGGCCGCACGGCCATCCTCAAAAAGCAGCCCAGCCACATGGAGGCGGCCCACTTTGGAGACCTGG GTTGCTCCAGCGTGAACTTTCAGACACAGGAGACACGTTCACGGCTGTCCAAGACGGTGGAGCAGGTGCTCCGTGATGCTGTGGCGCTGCCCTACTTCTTGCATTTCATGGTGACGCGCTCCGCCGAGCACCTGGCACGCTTCTGCCTGGAGGCCGAGAGCTTCCGTTCCACCAGCTGGTCTCGCGTACGCGCTCATAGCCTCAACTCGGTGAAGCACAGCTCCCTGGCCGAGACCACCGGCACTCTGAGAATCTCAACATCTCCAGACTCGCCGCCGGCTCTCAACGCCTCGCTCGGCGTAGAGGAAGGAGAATACGGGGAAACTTTTACCTCAAGCCCCCTGGAAGATAATTCTCATTGCGGATACTCCGTTAATCACGAGGAAGGCTTGAGGCTGAGTCGACGCCCCTCAACTTCCTCATCATCCTCCAGAACAGGAACTCCGGTTAAAGGCCCGGCACCGAACGCACTCCACGAGCTGTCTGAAAGGCTAATGAAGA GTATAGAGCGGGACGCAGTCACCATTTTCACGAAGTACGTGTCTCCGGACGCCTCTAGGCCCATCCCGATCACCGAGCAGATCCGAAACGACATCGTCG CTAAAATCTGTGGAGAGGATGGACAGGTGGACCCCAACTGCTTTGTTACTGCGCAGTCAGTAGTGTTCACCATTATGGAGCAgca GCACTTTAGCGAGTTCTTGAGAAGCCATTATTTTTGCAAGTACCAGATCGAGGTGCTGACCAGCGGTTCAGTGTTCTTGGCAGACATCATGTTCTGTGAGTCTGCCCTGTTCTACTTCTCCGAG TACATGGAGAAGGAGGAGGCAGTGAACATCCTGCAGTTCTGGATGGCCGCCGATAACTTCCAGGTTCAGCTGGCCGTAAAAAAAGGACAGTACGACGGACAGGAAGCGCAAAACGACGCCATGATCCTTTATGATAA ATATTTTTCACTCCAAGCCACAAATCCTTTGGGGTTCGGCGACTCGGTTCGGATGGAGATCGAGTCGAACATCTGTCGAGAGGGCGGTCCTCTGCCCGACTGCTTCAAAACTCCACTACGCCAGGCCTGGACCACCATGGAGAAG GTCTACTTGCCAGGCTTCCTATCCAGTGACCTGTACTACAAATACTTGAGCGACCTCATCAATTCCGTACGGGCGGACGAGTTCGTGGTGGGAAATTCGGCGTCGTCGGGTCAGGGCGCGGCCGCGGACAACGAACGCAGCTCAGCCACCTCGGAAGGGTCGCAGACCCAG CAGGGCTCCAAAAAAGTGGCTGTGAAAATCCTAAAGAACTTTGACGAGGCGATAACCGTGGACATTGCCAGTCTGGACCCCGAGTCTCTGTATCAGAGACCGTACGCTGG AATGACCTTCGGCAAAGTCAACGAGCTGGGCCAGTTCATCCGGGAAGCCGAGCCAGAACCAGACGTCAAGAAATCCAAGG GTTCAATGTTTTCCCAAGCAATGAAGAAATGGGTGCAAGGAAACACAGACGAG GCTCAGGAGGAAATGGCCTGGAAGATTGCTAAGATGATTGTCAACGATGTCATGCAGCAGGGACAGCAGGAAAACCCACTACCAACACCCAGTCAGCTACAAAGC CTATGA
- the akap10 gene encoding A-kinase anchor protein 10, mitochondrial isoform X5, with translation MSFFRRKVKGKEAEKAVDPKAGRAGSAVSLSSPSRNHHAILEASGPSHVAISAISANMDSFARGRTAILKKQPSHMEAAHFGDLGCSSVNFQTQETRSRLSKTVEQVLRDAVALPYFLHFMVTRSAEHLARFCLEAESFRSTSWSRVRAHSLNSVKHSSLAETTGTLRISTSPDSPPALNASLGVEEGEYGETFTSSPLEDNSHCGYSVNHEEGLRLSRRPSTSSSSSRTGTPVKGPAPNALHELSERLMKSIERDAVTIFTKYVSPDASRPIPITEQIRNDIVAKICGEDGQVDPNCFVTAQSVVFTIMEQQHFSEFLRSHYFCKYQIEVLTSGSVFLADIMFCESALFYFSEYMEKEEAVNILQFWMAADNFQVQLAVKKGQYDGQEAQNDAMILYDKYFSLQATNPLGFGDSVRMEIESNICREGGPLPDCFKTPLRQAWTTMEKVYLPGFLSSDLYYKYLSDLINSVRADEFVVGNSASSGQGAAADNERSSATSEGSQTQGSKKVAVKILKNFDEAITVDIASLDPESLYQRPYAGMTFGKVNELGQFIREAEPEPDVKKSKGSMFSQAMKKWVQGNTDEAQEEMAWKIAKMIVNDVMQQGQQENPLPTPSQLQSL, from the exons ATGTCGTTTTTTCGGCGGAAAG TTAAAGGAAAGGAAGCAGAGAAAGCGGTTGATCCGAAAGCAGGCAGAG CAGGCTCTGCGGTGTCACTCAGCTCCCCCTCAAGGAACCACCATGCCATCCTGGAGGCATCCGGGCCGAGCCATGTGGCCATCAGCGCCATCTCGGCCAACATGGACTCGTTTGCTCGCGGCCGCACGGCCATCCTCAAAAAGCAGCCCAGCCACATGGAGGCGGCCCACTTTGGAGACCTGG GTTGCTCCAGCGTGAACTTTCAGACACAGGAGACACGTTCACGGCTGTCCAAGACGGTGGAGCAGGTGCTCCGTGATGCTGTGGCGCTGCCCTACTTCTTGCATTTCATGGTGACGCGCTCCGCCGAGCACCTGGCACGCTTCTGCCTGGAGGCCGAGAGCTTCCGTTCCACCAGCTGGTCTCGCGTACGCGCTCATAGCCTCAACTCGGTGAAGCACAGCTCCCTGGCCGAGACCACCGGCACTCTGAGAATCTCAACATCTCCAGACTCGCCGCCGGCTCTCAACGCCTCGCTCGGCGTAGAGGAAGGAGAATACGGGGAAACTTTTACCTCAAGCCCCCTGGAAGATAATTCTCATTGCGGATACTCCGTTAATCACGAGGAAGGCTTGAGGCTGAGTCGACGCCCCTCAACTTCCTCATCATCCTCCAGAACAGGAACTCCGGTTAAAGGCCCGGCACCGAACGCACTCCACGAGCTGTCTGAAAGGCTAATGAAGA GTATAGAGCGGGACGCAGTCACCATTTTCACGAAGTACGTGTCTCCGGACGCCTCTAGGCCCATCCCGATCACCGAGCAGATCCGAAACGACATCGTCG CTAAAATCTGTGGAGAGGATGGACAGGTGGACCCCAACTGCTTTGTTACTGCGCAGTCAGTAGTGTTCACCATTATGGAGCAgca GCACTTTAGCGAGTTCTTGAGAAGCCATTATTTTTGCAAGTACCAGATCGAGGTGCTGACCAGCGGTTCAGTGTTCTTGGCAGACATCATGTTCTGTGAGTCTGCCCTGTTCTACTTCTCCGAG TACATGGAGAAGGAGGAGGCAGTGAACATCCTGCAGTTCTGGATGGCCGCCGATAACTTCCAGGTTCAGCTGGCCGTAAAAAAAGGACAGTACGACGGACAGGAAGCGCAAAACGACGCCATGATCCTTTATGATAA ATATTTTTCACTCCAAGCCACAAATCCTTTGGGGTTCGGCGACTCGGTTCGGATGGAGATCGAGTCGAACATCTGTCGAGAGGGCGGTCCTCTGCCCGACTGCTTCAAAACTCCACTACGCCAGGCCTGGACCACCATGGAGAAG GTCTACTTGCCAGGCTTCCTATCCAGTGACCTGTACTACAAATACTTGAGCGACCTCATCAATTCCGTACGGGCGGACGAGTTCGTGGTGGGAAATTCGGCGTCGTCGGGTCAGGGCGCGGCCGCGGACAACGAACGCAGCTCAGCCACCTCGGAAGGGTCGCAGACCCAG GGCTCCAAAAAAGTGGCTGTGAAAATCCTAAAGAACTTTGACGAGGCGATAACCGTGGACATTGCCAGTCTGGACCCCGAGTCTCTGTATCAGAGACCGTACGCTGG AATGACCTTCGGCAAAGTCAACGAGCTGGGCCAGTTCATCCGGGAAGCCGAGCCAGAACCAGACGTCAAGAAATCCAAGG GTTCAATGTTTTCCCAAGCAATGAAGAAATGGGTGCAAGGAAACACAGACGAG GCTCAGGAGGAAATGGCCTGGAAGATTGCTAAGATGATTGTCAACGATGTCATGCAGCAGGGACAGCAGGAAAACCCACTACCAACACCCAGTCAGCTACAAAGC CTATGA
- the akap10 gene encoding A-kinase anchor protein 10, mitochondrial isoform X3 produces MSFFRRKVKGKEAEKAVDPKAGRGSAVSLSSPSRNHHAILEASGPSHVAISAISANMDSFARGRTAILKKQPSHMEAAHFGDLGCSSVNFQTQETRSRLSKTVEQVLRDAVALPYFLHFMVTRSAEHLARFCLEAESFRSTSWSRVRAHSLNSVKHSSLAETTGTLRISTSPDSPPALNASLGVEEGEYGETFTSSPLEDNSHCGYSVNHEEGLRLSRRPSTSSSSSRTGTPVKGPAPNALHELSERLMKSIERDAVTIFTKYVSPDASRPIPITEQIRNDIVAKICGEDGQVDPNCFVTAQSVVFTIMEQQHFSEFLRSHYFCKYQIEVLTSGSVFLADIMFCESALFYFSEYMEKEEAVNILQFWMAADNFQVQLAVKKGQYDGQEAQNDAMILYDKYFSLQATNPLGFGDSVRMEIESNICREGGPLPDCFKTPLRQAWTTMEKVYLPGFLSSDLYYKYLSDLINSVRADEFVVGNSASSGQGAAADNERSSATSEGSQTQQGSKKVAVKILKNFDEAITVDIASLDPESLYQRPYAGRMTFGKVNELGQFIREAEPEPDVKKSKGSMFSQAMKKWVQGNTDEAQEEMAWKIAKMIVNDVMQQGQQENPLPTPSQLQSL; encoded by the exons ATGTCGTTTTTTCGGCGGAAAG TTAAAGGAAAGGAAGCAGAGAAAGCGGTTGATCCGAAAGCAGGCAGAG GCTCTGCGGTGTCACTCAGCTCCCCCTCAAGGAACCACCATGCCATCCTGGAGGCATCCGGGCCGAGCCATGTGGCCATCAGCGCCATCTCGGCCAACATGGACTCGTTTGCTCGCGGCCGCACGGCCATCCTCAAAAAGCAGCCCAGCCACATGGAGGCGGCCCACTTTGGAGACCTGG GTTGCTCCAGCGTGAACTTTCAGACACAGGAGACACGTTCACGGCTGTCCAAGACGGTGGAGCAGGTGCTCCGTGATGCTGTGGCGCTGCCCTACTTCTTGCATTTCATGGTGACGCGCTCCGCCGAGCACCTGGCACGCTTCTGCCTGGAGGCCGAGAGCTTCCGTTCCACCAGCTGGTCTCGCGTACGCGCTCATAGCCTCAACTCGGTGAAGCACAGCTCCCTGGCCGAGACCACCGGCACTCTGAGAATCTCAACATCTCCAGACTCGCCGCCGGCTCTCAACGCCTCGCTCGGCGTAGAGGAAGGAGAATACGGGGAAACTTTTACCTCAAGCCCCCTGGAAGATAATTCTCATTGCGGATACTCCGTTAATCACGAGGAAGGCTTGAGGCTGAGTCGACGCCCCTCAACTTCCTCATCATCCTCCAGAACAGGAACTCCGGTTAAAGGCCCGGCACCGAACGCACTCCACGAGCTGTCTGAAAGGCTAATGAAGA GTATAGAGCGGGACGCAGTCACCATTTTCACGAAGTACGTGTCTCCGGACGCCTCTAGGCCCATCCCGATCACCGAGCAGATCCGAAACGACATCGTCG CTAAAATCTGTGGAGAGGATGGACAGGTGGACCCCAACTGCTTTGTTACTGCGCAGTCAGTAGTGTTCACCATTATGGAGCAgca GCACTTTAGCGAGTTCTTGAGAAGCCATTATTTTTGCAAGTACCAGATCGAGGTGCTGACCAGCGGTTCAGTGTTCTTGGCAGACATCATGTTCTGTGAGTCTGCCCTGTTCTACTTCTCCGAG TACATGGAGAAGGAGGAGGCAGTGAACATCCTGCAGTTCTGGATGGCCGCCGATAACTTCCAGGTTCAGCTGGCCGTAAAAAAAGGACAGTACGACGGACAGGAAGCGCAAAACGACGCCATGATCCTTTATGATAA ATATTTTTCACTCCAAGCCACAAATCCTTTGGGGTTCGGCGACTCGGTTCGGATGGAGATCGAGTCGAACATCTGTCGAGAGGGCGGTCCTCTGCCCGACTGCTTCAAAACTCCACTACGCCAGGCCTGGACCACCATGGAGAAG GTCTACTTGCCAGGCTTCCTATCCAGTGACCTGTACTACAAATACTTGAGCGACCTCATCAATTCCGTACGGGCGGACGAGTTCGTGGTGGGAAATTCGGCGTCGTCGGGTCAGGGCGCGGCCGCGGACAACGAACGCAGCTCAGCCACCTCGGAAGGGTCGCAGACCCAG CAGGGCTCCAAAAAAGTGGCTGTGAAAATCCTAAAGAACTTTGACGAGGCGATAACCGTGGACATTGCCAGTCTGGACCCCGAGTCTCTGTATCAGAGACCGTACGCTGG AAGAATGACCTTCGGCAAAGTCAACGAGCTGGGCCAGTTCATCCGGGAAGCCGAGCCAGAACCAGACGTCAAGAAATCCAAGG GTTCAATGTTTTCCCAAGCAATGAAGAAATGGGTGCAAGGAAACACAGACGAG GCTCAGGAGGAAATGGCCTGGAAGATTGCTAAGATGATTGTCAACGATGTCATGCAGCAGGGACAGCAGGAAAACCCACTACCAACACCCAGTCAGCTACAAAGC CTATGA
- the akap10 gene encoding A-kinase anchor protein 10, mitochondrial isoform X2, protein MSFFRRKVKGKEAEKAVDPKAGRAGSAVSLSSPSRNHHAILEASGPSHVAISAISANMDSFARGRTAILKKQPSHMEAAHFGDLGCSSVNFQTQETRSRLSKTVEQVLRDAVALPYFLHFMVTRSAEHLARFCLEAESFRSTSWSRVRAHSLNSVKHSSLAETTGTLRISTSPDSPPALNASLGVEEGEYGETFTSSPLEDNSHCGYSVNHEEGLRLSRRPSTSSSSSRTGTPVKGPAPNALHELSERLMKSIERDAVTIFTKYVSPDASRPIPITEQIRNDIVAKICGEDGQVDPNCFVTAQSVVFTIMEQQHFSEFLRSHYFCKYQIEVLTSGSVFLADIMFCESALFYFSEYMEKEEAVNILQFWMAADNFQVQLAVKKGQYDGQEAQNDAMILYDKYFSLQATNPLGFGDSVRMEIESNICREGGPLPDCFKTPLRQAWTTMEKVYLPGFLSSDLYYKYLSDLINSVRADEFVVGNSASSGQGAAADNERSSATSEGSQTQGSKKVAVKILKNFDEAITVDIASLDPESLYQRPYAGRMTFGKVNELGQFIREAEPEPDVKKSKGSMFSQAMKKWVQGNTDEAQEEMAWKIAKMIVNDVMQQGQQENPLPTPSQLQSL, encoded by the exons ATGTCGTTTTTTCGGCGGAAAG TTAAAGGAAAGGAAGCAGAGAAAGCGGTTGATCCGAAAGCAGGCAGAG CAGGCTCTGCGGTGTCACTCAGCTCCCCCTCAAGGAACCACCATGCCATCCTGGAGGCATCCGGGCCGAGCCATGTGGCCATCAGCGCCATCTCGGCCAACATGGACTCGTTTGCTCGCGGCCGCACGGCCATCCTCAAAAAGCAGCCCAGCCACATGGAGGCGGCCCACTTTGGAGACCTGG GTTGCTCCAGCGTGAACTTTCAGACACAGGAGACACGTTCACGGCTGTCCAAGACGGTGGAGCAGGTGCTCCGTGATGCTGTGGCGCTGCCCTACTTCTTGCATTTCATGGTGACGCGCTCCGCCGAGCACCTGGCACGCTTCTGCCTGGAGGCCGAGAGCTTCCGTTCCACCAGCTGGTCTCGCGTACGCGCTCATAGCCTCAACTCGGTGAAGCACAGCTCCCTGGCCGAGACCACCGGCACTCTGAGAATCTCAACATCTCCAGACTCGCCGCCGGCTCTCAACGCCTCGCTCGGCGTAGAGGAAGGAGAATACGGGGAAACTTTTACCTCAAGCCCCCTGGAAGATAATTCTCATTGCGGATACTCCGTTAATCACGAGGAAGGCTTGAGGCTGAGTCGACGCCCCTCAACTTCCTCATCATCCTCCAGAACAGGAACTCCGGTTAAAGGCCCGGCACCGAACGCACTCCACGAGCTGTCTGAAAGGCTAATGAAGA GTATAGAGCGGGACGCAGTCACCATTTTCACGAAGTACGTGTCTCCGGACGCCTCTAGGCCCATCCCGATCACCGAGCAGATCCGAAACGACATCGTCG CTAAAATCTGTGGAGAGGATGGACAGGTGGACCCCAACTGCTTTGTTACTGCGCAGTCAGTAGTGTTCACCATTATGGAGCAgca GCACTTTAGCGAGTTCTTGAGAAGCCATTATTTTTGCAAGTACCAGATCGAGGTGCTGACCAGCGGTTCAGTGTTCTTGGCAGACATCATGTTCTGTGAGTCTGCCCTGTTCTACTTCTCCGAG TACATGGAGAAGGAGGAGGCAGTGAACATCCTGCAGTTCTGGATGGCCGCCGATAACTTCCAGGTTCAGCTGGCCGTAAAAAAAGGACAGTACGACGGACAGGAAGCGCAAAACGACGCCATGATCCTTTATGATAA ATATTTTTCACTCCAAGCCACAAATCCTTTGGGGTTCGGCGACTCGGTTCGGATGGAGATCGAGTCGAACATCTGTCGAGAGGGCGGTCCTCTGCCCGACTGCTTCAAAACTCCACTACGCCAGGCCTGGACCACCATGGAGAAG GTCTACTTGCCAGGCTTCCTATCCAGTGACCTGTACTACAAATACTTGAGCGACCTCATCAATTCCGTACGGGCGGACGAGTTCGTGGTGGGAAATTCGGCGTCGTCGGGTCAGGGCGCGGCCGCGGACAACGAACGCAGCTCAGCCACCTCGGAAGGGTCGCAGACCCAG GGCTCCAAAAAAGTGGCTGTGAAAATCCTAAAGAACTTTGACGAGGCGATAACCGTGGACATTGCCAGTCTGGACCCCGAGTCTCTGTATCAGAGACCGTACGCTGG AAGAATGACCTTCGGCAAAGTCAACGAGCTGGGCCAGTTCATCCGGGAAGCCGAGCCAGAACCAGACGTCAAGAAATCCAAGG GTTCAATGTTTTCCCAAGCAATGAAGAAATGGGTGCAAGGAAACACAGACGAG GCTCAGGAGGAAATGGCCTGGAAGATTGCTAAGATGATTGTCAACGATGTCATGCAGCAGGGACAGCAGGAAAACCCACTACCAACACCCAGTCAGCTACAAAGC CTATGA
- the selenow1 gene encoding selenoprotein W, 1 has protein sequence MGVKIHVIYCGGUGYRPKFTKLKTLLEDEFPGDLEITSEGTPTTTGWFEVQVNGALVHSKKNGDGFVDNDQKLSKIVSAIENALGK, from the exons ATGGGTGTGAAAATACATGTCATTTACTG tggTGGATGAGGGTACAGGCCCaag TTCACCAAACTCAAGACGTTGCTTGAGGATGAATTTCCAGGCGACCTTGAGATt ACAAGTGAGGGCACTCCTACAACCACCGGGTGGTTTGAGGTGCAGGTGAATGGTGCGCTCGTCCACTCGAAGAAG AATGGGGACGGCTTCGTTGACAACGATCAGAAGCTTTCTAAGATTGTGAGCGCCATCGAGAATGCCTTAGGCAAATGA